A window of Shewanella mesophila contains these coding sequences:
- the zapE gene encoding cell division protein ZapE has product MPHLTPWEHYQQDLQRAEFSHDLAQEQAVKLLQRVYDELVAAQQPVSGISKLFGFLGKSKSQVKGLYLWGGVGRGKTYLMDTFFDALPGDKKLRAHFHRFMHQIHLDLDGLKGQRDPLLVIAKRMAEQYQVICFDEFFVSDITDAMLLGTLFEALFAEGVALVATSNIIPDELYRNGLQRARFLPAIAAINRHCEILNVDSGVDYRLRTLEQAEIYHFPLDAQADTNLISYFDQLAPESEVSEAPVDIDGREIAIRKQAQGVLLINFRDLCDGPRSQRDYMEMACIYHTVLLSNVEQMGSQTTGDDIARRFLAMVDEFYERNVKLIVSAEVALEQIYIEGLLSFEFRRCRSRLTEMQSHEYLALEHLP; this is encoded by the coding sequence GTGCCGCATCTCACCCCTTGGGAACATTACCAGCAAGATTTACAGCGTGCCGAGTTCTCTCATGATCTCGCACAAGAGCAAGCGGTCAAATTACTGCAGCGTGTCTATGACGAATTAGTTGCGGCTCAGCAGCCTGTTTCGGGTATTTCTAAGCTGTTTGGTTTTTTGGGGAAATCGAAATCACAAGTCAAAGGGCTTTATTTGTGGGGCGGCGTAGGACGTGGCAAGACCTACCTGATGGACACCTTTTTCGATGCCTTGCCTGGTGATAAAAAGCTAAGGGCGCATTTTCATCGCTTTATGCACCAAATTCACCTAGACTTAGATGGCTTGAAAGGCCAGCGTGATCCCTTATTGGTGATAGCCAAAAGAATGGCCGAGCAATATCAAGTTATCTGTTTCGATGAGTTTTTTGTTTCAGATATTACCGATGCCATGTTGTTAGGTACCCTGTTTGAGGCATTATTTGCCGAAGGCGTCGCCTTGGTGGCCACATCGAATATCATTCCTGACGAGTTGTACCGTAATGGCTTACAACGGGCGCGTTTTCTTCCCGCTATTGCGGCCATTAACCGGCATTGTGAAATCCTCAATGTCGATAGTGGTGTCGACTATCGTCTGCGTACACTTGAGCAGGCTGAAATCTACCATTTCCCATTAGATGCGCAGGCCGATACAAACTTGATTAGCTATTTTGATCAATTGGCTCCCGAATCAGAAGTATCAGAAGCACCAGTTGATATTGATGGTCGTGAAATTGCTATACGTAAACAAGCTCAAGGCGTATTGCTGATTAATTTCAGAGACCTATGCGATGGCCCACGCAGTCAGCGAGATTATATGGAGATGGCCTGCATCTATCATACTGTGTTGCTTAGTAATGTTGAGCAGATGGGCAGTCAAACGACTGGGGATGATATCGCGCGCCGATTTTTGGCAATGGTGGATGAGTTTTATGAGCGTAACGTTAAGTTGATTGTTTCTGCAGAGGTGGCACTAGAACAGATCTACATCGAAGGTTTGTTGTCGTTTGAATTTAGACGCTGCCGTTCACGACTCACCGAAATGCAATCTCATGAATATCTCGCGCTAGAGCACTTGCCTTAA